Below is a genomic region from Zea mays cultivar B73 chromosome 9, Zm-B73-REFERENCE-NAM-5.0, whole genome shotgun sequence.
CACATGAGCTATGGACATAAAAGTTAGTCTAGTAACCTGTGGACTTTATAATTCACTTCTTATGCTTTATACATCATAAGGCAACACATACATTCATACCTTAAGTCTGAATACATGTTGGGAAAAATCCACATGGACTATGGCTTGCACTCAAACAACACTATGAACTGCAAAAGGCAATTATCTTGCCCGAGGCCAATTATAAATGGGCCCACCCTTCGCCTTTAGGATTTCAAAATTGTTGGTGATTAAAACCATGCTGTACATAGGATCAACACTAAGTTGCAGTTATGTGAAAAGGCACTTTCAGATGCGGATGAAATTGAAAAGACTTTGTCTTTTATGCTTCCCGCCGAAAGAATCTTTCAACAACAATGCCGTGAGACATTTCACAGTTTATGCTGAGCTTATTCAAACATTACTTCAGGCTGAAAGACATCATGAACTTGTGGTGTGGAATAATCAGCATCGCCCTCTTGGGTCTGCCCATTGCCTGAAGTACATACCAATACTCAGCATAAACCCAAAAATGATGTTCACACTAAGAACTATCAAAGAAACTCTCGTGGTAAAAACAAACACAGACACAACAAGAGGCAAATGCCACGTGTTTCCAACAAGGGTAAGAACATTTCCAAACAAAGAACTGACAAACAAAATTGTCATAGAATGTGGTTGGTTTAACCACATCACAAAGAAATGTTGTATCCCTAGTCACCTTATTGATCTCTATTTAAAGTCTATGGGACGCAGACACGCTGCCCCGAGAGAGAAGTGTAAAGCCCATTTCATACTTCTCCTGCGGCCTTCGGCTGAGTCCTGCCTCAGGGTTGTCCTGCCTCAGGGTTGTCTGCTTAGCCTGAGACAGGCTATGAGTCTATGACGAGATGGAGACAACCGTTCTAGAGAGAGGGGACCTCGGCGGGAACGAGGATTCTCTCGAAAACATACCTTGTGTGAGGGCAGGCTCGGACGAAGCCGAATTAAGGCGACCCCCGAGAAAGGCCTCGGATGAAACGCGGTTTATGGTACATAATCTAGATACCCCTAATTACGATACCAGACACACTTTTTCACATTGCGTTCTCTCCCGTTAAGCCAGAGTACACAAGTCTGAACTCACGGTGATCGCCTAATCTTGTACCGTTACCGACGATCCATCATCACGCATATTTGGACTGCCACTTTCTTATGACTGGAAATCCTTTCGCCATTCAATACGTCTCGTTTTGTCGAGTCACCGGTCACGACTCGCGAGCAAGAAGCCACCCGTATAATTCTACTTACATCACCACCGCCGGAGACTTGGTTTTCGGCGTCGATCTCTACTCGGCGAACTGCTTGCCCTCGAACGTCTGCGCGAACATCCAGTCCGCCGGCGCCACGCTGTAGGCGGTGACCGTCCTGCCCCTCCCGCCGGTGACCTCGAACGACAGCGGCTGGGCGCGGAGGTCGGCGTCGCACTGCCAGTTCTGGCCCCAGTTCCGCCCCATCGGGATCCACCCCGTCCTCGAGCCCTTCACCTTCACGGCCGCCACCTCGCCGTCCGCCGCCACGTTGGTGATGAGCACCTGCAGGAAGTGGGCGCTACCGGTGATGGTGAACCGCATGCCGCCCGCCCTGTCGCAGCTCACCCTGCATGGCCACCACCATATCCATATGCCAACTGCATCAATCATATCCCAACAGACAAGACGCAAATGCCAGGATCATAACTTATGAAAAGGGATGCTTGCTGTGCACTCTTGCAGGAACACACTCATAACATTTGTCCAAAAATCAGGTGAGTGCTGATACGAACAACGCAAGTCTGATTTGAAAACAAAAAGGAGGACCACTGACTGAGAAAGCGGATGCTTTCTTTTCTCTGCGTTCTTATCTTACCCATTAGCTTAGTATTCTAAAGTGGCTACCCGATATTCTAGCCAATATTCTACGATCCAATTCTAATCAACGAACATCATTCTGGGCTTTCGCAAAAGGCAGCGCCAGCGCAGTGGCAGCTCAAGAATGATAGCGCGCCATGTGACATGGCTTTGCATATCCATTCATTCAGCTCAAGCGAGCAGCCCAGCCCAACGCTTCTGTTTTTCTCCTATGTAAAATATTGCTAACACAGTTCCGATACCAACGCGTGCAATATGTAGTCTCAACCTACCTCCGGAACTGCACCGGCACGATGCCGGCCTTGGCCTTGGCGACGCGGAGGAACGCGGCCTCCGACAGCTCGAGGTGCTCCCGCGGGAAGTTGCACCAGCCGCCGGCGTCGTCGTCGGCGAGGCCCATGTTGGCCGGGCAGAAGTCCGTCGCCGTCACCACCACCGTGGGGCTGCCCCGGAGGCACCACTGGATGTGGTTGACGCACCGCAGCTCGTAGCAGCCGCCGCAGGCGCCGCCGCGCCCGAACAGCGCCGCGCTCAGCCCCGCCGTGTAGCGCCCGTACCTGAAGATGTCCAGGTCGCCGTACCCGCAGGCGCCACCGCCTGCATGCAGGAACCAACCGTTGCATCAGGCACAGCAACGAGCAGCGTGGATCGTTTTCTTAATTAATAATAGCTAGTGCAGGGATGACAGGAAAAAAAACATGGAGCGATGCACAGATGGAAATTCTTTAAGGGCTAATTTGGGAACACTAATTTCCCATGGGATTTTCATTTTcctaagggaaaatgaactaatttcccttgggaaaatgaaaatcccatGGGAAATTAgtgctcccaaactagccctaatccACAAAACTTCAGAACTTTCTCTCTCTTTTTGTGTGTGTGAGAACTGAACTGTTTCAAACGAAAATGCAGTGAAATGACTACATACTCCTACCAAATAGCAAATAGCATGGACTGGATCTTTTAGGagctaataaataaataaattagtACACTCAGCAACGAATGAGGTAAGTGTACTAGCTTGCCTCTGCTATTTTGTCAATGCATCCATTCAATGTGCCTCGACTACAACTTTCTCAAAAGGCGAAGGTCACTGATGAACTTGAAAGCCCATTTAGCGCCGGAAATGTACTACTACTCCACAACCTATCCTtattaaaaaataataataataaaagggGGTACTCCATAACCCCTTTGCTTTTCGCCGTTGAAGGACAGCATTAGTGCACTACCATCAACCCTCCGGGGGAAAAAATTGGTTTTTGTGCGGCAAACCTTTGTCAAATCAAGACAGTGCTTCTTTTTATCAGGAACAGTACAAATGAACTCATGCTTCGAATGCCCAGTTCCAAGAACCACTCAATCGGCTTGCAGTAAGCAGGAAGCAGCGACGGCCGGATCTGTATGAATACTACACTATCTTGTCGCCAATAGAATATATAGAAGCGTGCCTGGCATTCGCAATCTCCattttttcttttgttggaaGGGGAAGCAGACACACATACCGTCATTGAGAGGGTGTGACTGGAACTCCTTGACGTAGGTGGCGGTGCCGAGCCTCCAGTCCTCGTAGCCACCATCGCCGAGCCTTACGCCGCCGCCGAAGCTGGCTGCggagagcagcagcagcagcagcagcaacgagGACAGCGGCAGGGAGCTGACCATGCCGTCCGCCTGCCTCTCTGTTGATCAACCAGCGGCAGGGAGCTCTCCTAGTCAGTAGCCAAGCAAGAAGAGCGGCAAGGAGTCTTTCTTGGTGCTGTTCTTGGACTGTCTGAACTGAAATGTGCAGCGTGTTTGCTTGGCCGGTGGGGTGTGGGGGTGGCGTGGAGTGGGATGGAGGGGAGGAGACCGGACAGGGGCAGTCAAAGATGACAGAGCGGGGGCAGAGGGGAGAACCGGCGGGTAGCGGgttgtgtagtagtagtagtagggaaggcgGGGCTGCTTTTGCCCGCTTCCTTTCTGCCCTTGCTTTGTTGGGATTTGCGGCAGTGGGTCAGACGCCGCAGCGGCCAGAAGCCAGCAGCCGGCCGCGGAGGCTGCCCTTTTGAGGAACTGCCTGCCTGGCTGACCCGGGAGAAGCAGAAGACGGGGGCAGAGGGCTCGAGAGAATGTCTTTTGCACTGCCGCCCTCTCAAACATTCCATTTTTTACCAAAGCCGGCACCTGGCTGAATGCCTGAATCGACTGATCCAGTTCATTAGAACGAGACTGCAGCAGCCATTATGCCTGTGTGATTTCTACTTGTTTCGGTGGCATTTTCACCTGTGTTGGAGACTTTTCTGGCTGTGTCGTGTCGTGTGCAGCTGCTGCAGCAAAGAGAGAGAGGACAAGAGGTCCGGCCCGGGCTACGGCTAGAGAGATCTTGGGAGCGATTGCTGGCCTCATGCCGGCCGGCGTGCCAGCCTACGGACCGGCCTCTTAAACATTGGCACCAGGGCCGTGAGCCAGATACTGCGACGAGATACACCGGATTCGAACGCGATCTCCGCCTCAGCTTGGCAAGGGGTACGCTGCCTCACATTTTAGGCCATGTTTGAAAGTGTAGTATTTTTACAGTTTTAAAATAATACTATAGTATTTAATGACACTATAGTATTGAAACTTAAAAGGTGTTTGGTTTGTATAGGCAAAATATAGTTTTAAATATAATGGTTTAACCAAAACCatggtatttttggagttttcgaAACTTGAGTCGGAACCTcagttttcttctcttctctctacatatATTTTGTTTTTTTAATGATACCAAACAGATCTCGGTTTTGAGCAATACTGTGGTTTTACTGTGGTAAATTAATACCGTAGTATTTGTGTCATGTACAATTGTAAACTGTGGTATCTCAAAATTACAGTATTTCAAAACCGCATTTTCAAACAGGTCGCTTGGTCCAGGACAGCCGGCACGTACTGATGCAGAGAAGGGGGTGTTATATCGGGGAAAAAAAGTTCTTCCAGTTTTAGGAGGTTCACAGTTTTGTTCCAAGCAAAACAAGCAGCTACGTACATGCTAGTTGTAGGGGTGTACCGTGTACGCACAGGACCAGCTGAGACCAAATTAAATTGTAGTGTTTGGTTCTGTGGGCCGGAGTCCCTCCGTTTCCAATTTATTTTTGTTTAAATTGGTTATAAGTAGGATATACGTTAAAAAAAGAAAATTTGCTTAATGTTGAACCATCTGGCTTTCCAAATTCTTTTGGACGGTACCGCTCTCTGGTAATGGAGTCGTTTTTATTCTAACTGACTTCGGAACCAAATACTATCTAAGGGTATCTCCATAGCAAGGGCATGTCTGGCACAATTTAGCTCAAGTAGAAAAGCGTTTTTTGTTGGCTTTAATTGTATAGAACCTTTACCGGTAAAATTAAGGCTCTGTTTGGAAATAAAGTATTAGAAAACTATATTTTTAGAATACTACAGTTTTGAAATGCCAAGACATAATCTATATATTCAAATAGAGATTGGGAGGTTACAATATGAAAGAAGATGAATAAAATGGAAAGTGAGGAGTGAATAAACTCAAACACCACTCTTTTATAGGTTAGAGTTATTTTTTAAAATTTTTTTGGTGTGTACCAATAAAAAAACGTCACATACTTAAATGTGGTCGGTACCAGCCTACCAGGGCTGGTCCTGAGGTTTCATGGACCCGTGGCAAAACAAAAAATTGGGACCCTTTAAGACTACATATATACTTTTTTCTAAGTAtataagtgtcacacccgggatttaggggtccaaaacccggacgtgagataatcaccaagtgtgttaGGACCAAgtatcacacatatgatgactcatggtacagaagcgaatgtcacatatttactatataataggagttttatacaaaataaataaataattacatcgtatgtagacaacgatccagcaacctaaAATTAActaggagacgatggcctagacctctcacgaaatcattacagcatcctccatgcgcctcatcctacggtacctgttcttgacctgtggggggtgtgagacagcaagggtgagctcacacacgttaatcgctcaacaagttgtggggattaatgtgcatgaactcaccaaaggtgggagctcatgtgaagtgtaagacttaccgaagaggatggttaaagctgagcattgcttttaaagttggtcaaaattttattagcagttactaagtgtaagtagataccaactcaaataagtaatagatcaaaattgataacaacacccgcgatgcaatgcatatgataaattaatttatttccataagttaatcgtgtgagtgtctgagccgctcatgaccgtgagcacggctgatataccagttttacactctgtagaggttgcgcatctttacccacaagtcgtgttacccatctgccaaggggccatgaaccccatacacctctaccaaggaagcgaggtagggtaacactacgaggcctttacacagttccactagcttcagaaaacccgctacagtttctaggaagctccaatgcagggattgaaagtcgcctagagggggggtgaataggcaaatctgaaatttacaaacttaagcacacactacaagctcggttagcgttagaattaaatgcgagtccgaaagagagggcgaaaacaaatcacaagcaaataagagcgaatgacatggtgatttgttttaccgaggttcggttcttgcaaacctacttcccgttgaggtggtcacaaagaccgggtctctttcaaccctttccctctctcaaacggtcacttagaccgagtgagcctttctcctcaatcaaatgggacactaagtccactacaaggaccaccacaacttggtgtctcttgttttgattacaagtgagttgaacaccagaaggaaggaagaagaaaaacaatccaagcgcaagagctcaaatgaatacaaatgtctctctctagtcactaatttgtttggagtgattccggacttgggagaggatttgatctctttgattgtgtctttgaatgaagtctagagctcttgtatgaggtttgatggctgaaaacttggatgcttgaagtgtggtggttgggggtatttatagccccaaccaccaatttgaccgttggtggaggctgctgtcgtatggcgcatcggacagtccggtgcgccaccggacactgtccggtgtgccagccacgtcaccaggccgttgggttccgaccgttggagctctaacaagtggggccaccggacagtccagtggtgcaccggacagtcactgttcactgtccggtgtgccttatgacgcctgctctgacttctgcgcacgcagtgaacactgttcactgttcctgtaccgttgcagacgaccgttggcgcttggagccgttgctccgcttggtgcaccggatagtccggtgctacaccggacagtccggtgaattatagcggagcgacctccagaattcccgaagatggcaagttcagagttgaactccctggtgcaccggacactgtccggtggtgcaccggacactgtccggtggcgcaccggacagtccggtgcgccagaccagggctgcctttgggttgtcttttgctctctttattggaaccctttcttggtctttttattggtttgttgtgaacctttggcacctgtaaaacttataatctagagcaaactagttagtccaattatttgtgttgggcaattcaaccaccaaaatcaattaggaaaaggtgtaagcctatttccctttcaatctcccccattttggtgattgatgccaacacaaaccaaagcaaatatataagtgcagaattgaactagtttgcatgatgtaagtgcaaaggttgcttggaatgaaaccaataattatttctactagatatgcatggatggctttcttcttattaaacattttggaccacacttgcaccacttgttttgtttttgcaaatgttttggaaattctttttcaaagtcttttgcaaatagtcaaaggtaaatgcggggatcgcctgacaccttaccagccgaccgtatcgcgtgcgcatttaatgcggggatcgcctgacaccttatcctgacacgcgtgcctcagtcggcaaggtcgaagtgaccacagtcacttcgcccctttactgaccgatctgactgGAAAACAGCGTCGTTCACCCTGCTCTGGCTACCGTGCCAACCACCAAGAtgaaactgagtcacgatctcccacgagttcggcctcgggtgcaacaaggagctccgcctcgcccgacctcggcctcggcctcgggaggagtcacaaccccgcccgagcccagcctcggcctcaggagaagtctccgcctcgcccgaactgggcctcggaccgactacgctataggggatacatcattaccctactcctaggtagctgcctcaggctatgaaggaacaagaccggtgtcccatctaaagtTACTCCGATaagaggtaatgatggttccccgtgtgcgcccatgacgtcggattgctctcaacctcctacggaagcaagacaacgtcagcaggatccatgccacatcgacagctgtgcttctacagggctcaaggcacttctccgacgaccacgttagctcgtgtacagggctcaaggcgcttctccgacgaccacgttagctcgcagctacaccccattgtacagctgggcatctccttgtatctataaaaggggatgtccagggccttcctaaggcacgtcgTGGACACACGTACGACGTCGCGGACACACGTTGCAACACTGACAACGTTGG
It encodes:
- the LOC100283615 gene encoding Expansin-A16 precursor — translated: MVSSLPLSSLLLLLLLLSAASFGGGVRLGDGGYEDWRLGTATYVKEFQSHPLNDGGGACGYGDLDIFRYGRYTAGLSAALFGRGGACGGCYELRCVNHIQWCLRGSPTVVVTATDFCPANMGLADDDAGGWCNFPREHLELSEAAFLRVAKAKAGIVPVQFRRVSCDRAGGMRFTITGSAHFLQVLITNVAADGEVAAVKVKGSRTGWIPMGRNWGQNWQCDADLRAQPLSFEVTGGRGRTVTAYSVAPADWMFAQTFEGKQFAE